A single Polyodon spathula isolate WHYD16114869_AA chromosome 6, ASM1765450v1, whole genome shotgun sequence DNA region contains:
- the unc93a gene encoding protein unc-93 homolog A isoform X1, with product MGSNLKNILIVSFGFLLLFTAYGGLQSLQSSLNADEGLGTASLSVLYGAIILSSMFLPPILIKNLGCKWTIVVSMGCYVAYSLGNLYPSWETLIPTSIILGLGGAPLWSAKCTYLTISGNMQGKKENKEGRDIINQYFGIFFLIFQSSAVWGNLMSSLIFELADDRASITEEQLKHCGAVDCPVTNATGNSTIDIPPDSLRYTLLGSYIGVGVLSVILVAVFLDNLDKEAAQEFRDNRQPFFSVFLATFKHLRDKRQVLLIPMTMYSGFEQGFLAGDYNKSYVTCALGIRYVGYSMICFGATNSLFSFAFGKLSHYTGRIALFALGTVTNLSCIIGLFLWKPHPDDLAVFFVFSGLWGMADAVWQTQTNALYGVLFEEHKEAAFANYRLWESVGFVIAFGYSNYLCVDVKLYVVLAVLVVGMVLYGCVEYIEYKNPTACIKNKLELEVEKKSYIAQTKL from the exons aGCAGCCTGAATGCAGATGAAGGCCTAGGAACGGCCTCCTTAAGTGTTCTCTATGGAGCCATTATACTTTCCTCTATGTTCCTACCACCAATTCTAATTAAGAATCTGGGCTGCAAGTGGACCATTGTTGTATCCATGGGCTGCTATGTAGCATATTCTCTAGGAAACCTTTACCCATCATG GGAAACGCTGATTCCCACGTCTATAATTCTGGGGTTAGGAGGGGCTCCCCTTTGGTCAGCAAAATGCACCTACTTGACCATCAGTGGAAACATGCAGGGAAAGAAGGAGAACAAAGAAGGCAGAGACATAATCAACCAGTACTTTGGGATCTTCTTTCTAATATTTCAGTCTTCTGCAGTGTGGGGCAATCTGATGTCATCGCTGATATTTGAGCTGGCTGATGACAGAG CTAGCATCACAGAGGAGCAATTAAAACACTGTGGAGCAGTCGACTGTCCCGTAACAAATGCCACTGGAAACAGCACAATTGACATTCCCCCAGACTCCTTAAGATACACTCTTTTGGGTTCTTACATAG GTGTTGGTGTGTTGTCTGTGATCCTGGTAGCTGTATTTCTAGACAACCTGGACAAGGAAGCAGCCCAAGAGTTCAGAGACAACAGGCAGCCATTTTTCTCAGTTTTCCTAGCTACTTTCAAGCATCTCCGAGACAAGCGACAGGTCCTGCTTATCCCCATGACAATGTACAGCGGCTTTGAGCAGGGCTTCCTCGCCGGAGACTACAACAAG TCCTATGTGACCTGTGCTCTTGGAATACGATATGTTGGCTATTCGATGATCTGCTTTGGTGCTACAAACTCCCTTTTTTCATTTGCCTTTGGAAAGCTGTCACATTATACTGGAAGAATCGCCCTATTTGCCTTAG GTACAGTCACTAACTTGTCATGTATAATAGGCCTGTTTCTTTGGAAACCTCATCCTGATGACTTGGCAGTGTTCTTTGTGTTTTCTGGCCTTTGGGGAATGGCTGACGCTGTGTGGCAGACACAAACAAATG CTCTCTATGGAGTTCTATTTGAAGAACACAAGGAGGCAGCATTTGCCAACTATCGGCTCTGGGAGTCTGTGGGCTTTGTAATAGCCTTTGGGTACAGCAACTATTTATGTGTGGATGTTAAGCTGTATGTTGTGCTTGCTGTGTTGGTGGTAGGCATGGTACTCTATGGCTGTGTGGAATACATTGAATACAAGAATCCTACTGCCTGCATTAAGAACAAGCTAGAGCTAGAGGTAGAAAAGAAATCATATATTGCCCAGACTAAATTGTAG
- the unc93a gene encoding protein unc-93 homolog A isoform X2, whose product MGSNLKNILIVSFGFLLLFTAYGGLQSLQSSLNADEGLGTASLSVLYGAIILSSMFLPPILIKNLGCKWTIVVSMGCYVAYSLGNLYPSWETLIPTSIILGLGGAPLWSAKCTYLTISGNMQGKKENKEGRDIINQYFGIFFLIFQSSAVWGNLMSSLIFELADDRGVGVLSVILVAVFLDNLDKEAAQEFRDNRQPFFSVFLATFKHLRDKRQVLLIPMTMYSGFEQGFLAGDYNKSYVTCALGIRYVGYSMICFGATNSLFSFAFGKLSHYTGRIALFALGTVTNLSCIIGLFLWKPHPDDLAVFFVFSGLWGMADAVWQTQTNALYGVLFEEHKEAAFANYRLWESVGFVIAFGYSNYLCVDVKLYVVLAVLVVGMVLYGCVEYIEYKNPTACIKNKLELEVEKKSYIAQTKL is encoded by the exons aGCAGCCTGAATGCAGATGAAGGCCTAGGAACGGCCTCCTTAAGTGTTCTCTATGGAGCCATTATACTTTCCTCTATGTTCCTACCACCAATTCTAATTAAGAATCTGGGCTGCAAGTGGACCATTGTTGTATCCATGGGCTGCTATGTAGCATATTCTCTAGGAAACCTTTACCCATCATG GGAAACGCTGATTCCCACGTCTATAATTCTGGGGTTAGGAGGGGCTCCCCTTTGGTCAGCAAAATGCACCTACTTGACCATCAGTGGAAACATGCAGGGAAAGAAGGAGAACAAAGAAGGCAGAGACATAATCAACCAGTACTTTGGGATCTTCTTTCTAATATTTCAGTCTTCTGCAGTGTGGGGCAATCTGATGTCATCGCTGATATTTGAGCTGGCTGATGACAGAG GTGTTGGTGTGTTGTCTGTGATCCTGGTAGCTGTATTTCTAGACAACCTGGACAAGGAAGCAGCCCAAGAGTTCAGAGACAACAGGCAGCCATTTTTCTCAGTTTTCCTAGCTACTTTCAAGCATCTCCGAGACAAGCGACAGGTCCTGCTTATCCCCATGACAATGTACAGCGGCTTTGAGCAGGGCTTCCTCGCCGGAGACTACAACAAG TCCTATGTGACCTGTGCTCTTGGAATACGATATGTTGGCTATTCGATGATCTGCTTTGGTGCTACAAACTCCCTTTTTTCATTTGCCTTTGGAAAGCTGTCACATTATACTGGAAGAATCGCCCTATTTGCCTTAG GTACAGTCACTAACTTGTCATGTATAATAGGCCTGTTTCTTTGGAAACCTCATCCTGATGACTTGGCAGTGTTCTTTGTGTTTTCTGGCCTTTGGGGAATGGCTGACGCTGTGTGGCAGACACAAACAAATG CTCTCTATGGAGTTCTATTTGAAGAACACAAGGAGGCAGCATTTGCCAACTATCGGCTCTGGGAGTCTGTGGGCTTTGTAATAGCCTTTGGGTACAGCAACTATTTATGTGTGGATGTTAAGCTGTATGTTGTGCTTGCTGTGTTGGTGGTAGGCATGGTACTCTATGGCTGTGTGGAATACATTGAATACAAGAATCCTACTGCCTGCATTAAGAACAAGCTAGAGCTAGAGGTAGAAAAGAAATCATATATTGCCCAGACTAAATTGTAG
- the LOC121317025 gene encoding plasminogen-like: MVTCRAAFLLFTVFHSVAASILDNYIKTEGAWIFAARKSYYITKTSLECAEKCNTETKFTCRAFRYSTKDQECITHVDNSKTTQVLRRGDTTFYEKKIYLTECKEGNGVGYRGFLSHTASGKTCQQWTSSTPHKPNITATTHPDANLESNYCRNPDGDPEGPWCYTTDPKLRWEHCLIQDCSEECMHCSGEDYRGKAAKTESGYVCQRWDSQSPHSHGYLPDILPDKYLEENYCRNPDGEPRPWCFTTNPLKRWEYCSIPRCVTQPPAITPELTCATGDGSSYRGTVSVTENGKICQAWDSHTPHKHSRTSENYPCKGLEKNYCRNPDNERMPWCYTTDPSTRWEYCKVSSCGAQPQTVWEEPIVPPLLDCYVNNGKTYRGITSQTISGKKCQSWSSMKPHSHNKTPQNFPDADLRRNYCRNPDDDRAPWCYTIDPSVRWEYCSIDRCPIVPSNDAITNFKPPVEKPSSTVELSKPEVPPQNPDAKDCIVGNGENYRGTKSITMLGVTCQEWASNTPHQHDNFTPQTHPDKGLDSNYCRNPDGDVNGPWCYTTDPNKKWDICEILKCEVLECGYSAVKPKRCFGRIVGGCVSKPYSWPWQISLRTSFNAHFCGGTLIASQWVLTAAHCLEKSSRPSAYKVLLGIATEKADEPSKQERDVERLILGPSGTDIALIKLKSPALLNDKVQPACLPEKNYIVPSGTECYVTGWGETKGTGGDGVLKETGFPILDNKVCNRPEYLNGRVKAHEMCAGNIEGGTDSCQGDSGGPLVCYKARSFVLQGVTSWGLGCANAMKPGVYVRVSYFVDWIERTMKIYQ, translated from the exons ATGGTTACCTGCAGAGCAGCATTTTTACTTTTCACTGTTTTCCATTCAG tggcggCCAGTATTTTGGATAACTATATCAAAACTGAAGGAGCCTGGATATTTGCTGCCCGGAAAAGCTATTACATAACAAAAACTAGCCTAGAATGTGCAGAAAAATGCAATACTGAAACAAAGTTTACTTGCag GGCTTTCAGATACTCTACCAAAGACCAGGAATGTATAACACATGTAGACAACAGCAAAACAACGCAGGTGTTGCGAAGGGGAGACACAACTTTCTATGAGAAGAAAA TTTACCTGACAGAGTGTAAAGAAGGCAATGGAGTGGGCTATAGAGGATTCTTATCCCACACTGCTTCAGGAAAAACCTGCCAACAGTGGACATCCAGCACCCCACATAAGCCCAA CATCACAGCAACAACACATCCAGATGCAAATTTGGAGTCAAACTACTGCAGGAATCCAGACGGTGATCCAGAAGGCCCATGGTGCTACACCACTGATCCAAAGTTGAGATGGGAACACTGCCTGATACAAGATTGCAGTG AGGAATGCATGCACTGCAGTGGAGAAGATTACCGGGGGAAAGCTGCAAAAACAGAAAGCGGCTATGTTTGCCAACGCTGGGATTCTCAAAGTCCACACAGCCATGGATATCTACCAGATAT ATTGCCAGATAAATACCTAGAGGAGAACTATTGCCGGAACCCTGACGGAGAGCCTCGGCCCTGGTGTTTCACAACCAACCCTTTAAAACGCTGGGAGTACTGTTCCATCCCTCGCTGTG TTACTCAGCCTCCTGCCATCACCCCGGAGTTGACATGTGCAACTGGAGATGGCAGTTCTTATCGAGGAACCGTATCCGTGACAGAGAATGGAAAAATATGTCAGGCCTGGGATTCTCACACCCCACACAAACATTCCAGAACTTCAGAGAACTACCCCTGCAA AGGTCTTGAAAAAAACTATTGCCGAAACCCTGACAATGAAAGAATGCCTTGGTGTTACACAACTGACCCATCAACTCGATGGGAGTACTGCAAAGTGTCAAGTTGTGGTGCTCAGCCTCAGACAG tatggGAAGAACCGATTGTTCCTCCTCTTTTGGACTGCTACGTAAATAACGGGAAGACATATCGTGGAataacatcacagaccatcagtgGCAAGAAGTGTCAGTCCTGGAGCAGCATGAAACCTCACAGTCATAATAAGACCCCACAGAATTTCCCAGATGC GGATCTGAGGAGAAACTACTGCAGGAACCCTGATGATGACAGGGCGCCCTGGTGCTATACCATCGATCCCAGTGTGCGATGGGAATACTGCAGCATTGACAGGTGCCCAATTGTGCCATCTAATGATGCCATCACCAACTTCAAGCCTCCTGTGGAAAAACCTTCTTCTACTGTTGAGCTTTCAAAACCAGAAGTACCTCCACAAAATCCTGATGCTAAAG ACTGCATAGTTGGCAATGGAGAAAATTACAGAGGGACAAAGTCAATTACTATGCTGGGGGTAACATGCCAGGAATGGGCCTCCAATACACCACACCAGCATGACAACTTCACTCCTCAGACCCACCCTGATAAGGGACTTGACTCAAAT tattgcagGAATCCAGATGGCGATGTAAACGGACCATGGTGCTACACAACGGATCCAAACAAAAAATGGGACATTTGTGAAATCCTCAAGTGTG AAGTCCTGGAGTGCGGATACTCTGCTGTGAAACCCAAAAGATGCTTTGGCAGAATCGTTGGCGGCTGTGTTTCCAAGCCCTACTCGTGGCCCTGGCAGATTAGCCTTCGCACaag TTTCAATGCCCATTTCTGTGGAGGTACTCTGATAGCTTCACAGTGGGTTCTAACTGCTGCCCACTGCCTGGAAAA ATCGTCAAGGCCCTCTGCATACAAGGTCTTGTTAGGAATCGCTACTGAAAAAGCAGATGAACCGTCAAAACAAGAGAGAGATGTTGAAAGACTGATTTTGGGACCTAGTGGAACAGATATTGCATTAATTAAGTTAAAAAG TCCTGCTTTACTTAATGATAAAGTGCAGCCAGCCTGCTTGCCAGAGAAAAATTATATTGTGCCGAGTGGAACAGAATGCTACGTGACAGGTTGGGGTGAAACGAAAG gtaCCGGAGGAGATGGTGTGCTTAAGGAAACCGGGTTTCCAATCCTCGACAACAAAGTCTGCAATCGTCCAGAGTATCTCAATGGCAGGGTGAAGGCACACGAAATGTGTGCAGGAAACATTGAAGGAGGCACAGACAGCTGTCAG GGTGATAGCGGTGGTCCCCTGGTTTGTTATAAGGCTAGGAGTTTTGTTCTTCAAGGAGTGACTTCGTGGGGGCTTGGCTGTGCCAATGCCATGAAACCTGGAGTCTACGTTCGAGTGTCCTACTTTGTTGACTGGATTGAAAGAACCATGAAAATCTATCAGTGA